The following proteins are encoded in a genomic region of Fimbriiglobus ruber:
- a CDS encoding DUF6744 family protein: protein MTTNPPAPFPVAAGARLLGEVIAWTCSGVAVTHPALVAALRDAGLDDGVARELAPKHAFTRACKKLSDQRIIRQVAEDAATVRFQFTHESRDGDRFAYTLETLLALDKTTGQVTCDLPGLATLAQEHLDHAIDARSGADVTRVIQKLFDRHADLFPVRPQGGVYFMPDRHTGFVDRVQAMLGRINGQILRFPVPGGTPEGDRSVKESVAAGLAALVDDHRKAVAQFGDDTRDETLKRAASKIRVTQFKIQAYAEYLSDEKAKLDRELTAARDALRQKVERLAAVLAVA from the coding sequence ATGACGACGAACCCGCCCGCCCCGTTCCCGGTCGCCGCCGGCGCCCGCCTGCTCGGGGAGGTGATCGCGTGGACGTGTTCGGGGGTGGCCGTCACCCACCCGGCCCTGGTCGCCGCCCTCCGGGACGCCGGGCTGGACGACGGGGTGGCCCGCGAACTCGCCCCCAAGCACGCGTTCACCCGGGCGTGCAAGAAGCTGTCCGACCAGCGGATCATCCGCCAGGTGGCCGAGGACGCGGCCACCGTCCGGTTCCAGTTCACCCACGAGAGCCGGGACGGGGACCGGTTCGCGTACACCCTGGAGACCCTGCTCGCCCTCGACAAGACCACGGGCCAGGTCACCTGCGACCTGCCCGGGCTGGCGACCCTGGCCCAGGAGCACCTCGACCACGCGATCGACGCGCGTTCGGGCGCCGACGTGACCCGCGTCATTCAGAAGTTGTTCGACCGGCACGCCGACCTGTTCCCGGTGCGGCCCCAGGGCGGCGTCTATTTCATGCCGGACCGGCACACCGGGTTCGTCGACCGGGTGCAGGCCATGCTCGGGCGGATCAACGGCCAGATCCTGCGGTTCCCGGTCCCCGGCGGGACGCCCGAGGGGGACCGGAGCGTCAAGGAGTCGGTGGCCGCCGGGCTGGCCGCCCTGGTCGACGACCACCGCAAGGCGGTCGCCCAGTTCGGGGACGACACCCGGGACGAGACGCTCAAGCGGGCCGCGAGCAAGATCCGGGTGACGCAATTCAAGATCCAGGCGTACGCCGAGTATCTGAGCGACGAGAAGGCCAAGCTCGACCGCGAGCTGACGGCCGCCCGGGACGCGTTGCGGCAGAAGGTCGAGCGGCTGGCCGCCGTCCTGGCCGTCGCGTGA